In Pseudochaenichthys georgianus unplaced genomic scaffold, fPseGeo1.2 scaffold_360_arrow_ctg1, whole genome shotgun sequence, one genomic interval encodes:
- the LOC117442224 gene encoding blastula protease 10-like yields MLHLILAALLLAQAAKDVASGPLREDSDATTEDWITRVLNYMQSNPETLEELMTEDYAVTEGDIMLLSDRNAVDSVWPSTRIPFTISPESESRTRVILSAMAMVSEHTCVSFHRRTSETNYLTFVTSKGTRSEYYRDQYVTVLHHNIVEGKERNFQKANGETFGLEYNAASIMHYGGEFFSDNGLPTIVSKEEVTNMGQRKNMTDSDVQRVRLLYSCDPPKKTGRY; encoded by the exons ATGCTGCATCTCATCCTCGCTGCGCTGCTTTTGGCCCAAGCCGCGAAAGATG TCGCCTCCGGTCCTCTGCGTGAGGATAGCGACG CGACTACGGAGGACTGGATAACCAGAGTGCTGAATTACATGCAGTCTAACCCCGAGACTTTAGAAG AGCTGATGACGGAGGACTATGCCGTGACGGAGGGAGACATCATGCTGCTG AGCGACAGGAACGCGGTGGACAGCGTGTGGCCGAGCACGCGGATCCCGTTCACCATCAGCCCGGAGTCAG AAAGTCGCACGCGGGTCATCCTCTCTGCGATGGCCATGGTGTCCGAACACACGTGCGTGTCGTTCCACCGACGAACCTCCGAGACGAACTACCTGACCTTCGTCACGAGCAAAGG tacaagatctgagtactaccGCGACCAGTACGTCACCGTGCTGCATCACAACATCGTGGAAG GGAAGGAGAGAAACTTCCAAAAGGCAAACGGAGAAACGTTCGGCCTGGAGTACAACGCCGCGTCCATCATGCACTACGGAGG TGAGTTTTTCTCAGATAACGGCCTGCCCACCATCGTCTCTAAAGAGGAAGTGACGAACATGGGTCAGAGAAAGAATATGACGGACAGCGACGTGCAGAGAGTCCGACTCCTCTACAGCTGCG ATCCTCCCAAAAAGACTGGAAGATATTAA
- the LOC117442233 gene encoding blastula protease 10-like isoform X2: MLHLILAALLLAQAAKDVASGPLREDSDATTEDWITRVLNYMQSNPETLEELMTEDYAVTEGDIMLLSDRNAVDSVWPSTRIPFTISPESESRTRVILSAMAMVSEHTCVSFHRRTSETNYLTFVTSKGCASFVGCIGGEQAVFVGPQCTMGNIVHEILHALGFYHEHTRSDRDQYVTVLHHNIVEGKERNFQKANGETFGLEYNAASIMHYGGQFFSDNGLPTIVSKEEVTNMGQRKNMTDSDVQRVRLLYSCDPPKKTGRY, from the exons ATGCTGCATCTCATCCTCGCTGCGCTGCTTTTGGCCCAAGCCGCTAAAGATG TCGCCTCCGGTCCTCTGCGTGAGGATAGCGATG CGACTACGGAGGACTGGATAACCAGAGTGCTGAATTACATGCAGTCTAACCCCGAGACTTTAGAAG AGCTGATGACGGAGGACTATGCCGTGACGGAGGGAGACATCATGCTGCTG AGCGACAGGAACGCGGTGGACAGCGTGTGGCCGAGCACGCGGATCCCGTTCACCATCAGCCCGGAGTCAG AAAGTCGCACGCGGGTCATCCTCTCTGCGATGGCCATGGTGTCCGAACACACGTGCGTGTCGTTCCACCGACGAACCTCCGAGACGAACTACCTGACCTTCGTCACGAGCAAAGG TTGTGCTTCGTTCGTGGGCTGTATCGGCGGAGAGCAGGCGGTGTTCGTGGGGCCGCAGTGCACCATGGGAAACATCGTGCACGAGATCCTGCACGCTCTGGGTTTCTATCACGAACACACGAGGAGCGACCGCGACCAGTACGTCACCGTGCTGCATCACAACATCGTGGAAG GGAAGGAGAGAAACTTCCAAAAGGCAAACGGAGAAACGTTCGGCCTGGAGTACAACGCCGCGTCCATCATGCACTACGGAGG TCAGTTTTTCTCAGATAACGGCCTGCCCACCATCGTCTCTAAAGAGGAAGTGACGAACATGGGTCAGAGAAAGAATATGACGGACAGCGACGTGCAGAGAGTCCGACTCCTCTACAGCTGCG ATCCTCCCAAAAAGACTGGAAGATATTAA
- the LOC117442233 gene encoding low choriolytic enzyme-like isoform X1 codes for MLHLILAALLLAQAAKDVASGPLREDSDATTEDWITRVLNYMQSNPETLEELMTEDYAVTEGDIMLLSDRNAVDSVWPSTRIPFTISPESESRTRVILSAMAMVSEHTCVSFHRRTSETNYLTFVTSKGCASFVGCIGGEQAVFVGPQCTMGNIVHEILHALGFYHEHTRSDRDQYVTVLHHNIVEGKERNFQKANGETFGLEYNAASIMHYGGSSQKDWKILSVSSHWRAPQHRGATTSLNKNERYTPYLSFYCFQTDHMYVYVPHCQKGWLLNADTPF; via the exons ATGCTGCATCTCATCCTCGCTGCGCTGCTTTTGGCCCAAGCCGCTAAAGATG TCGCCTCCGGTCCTCTGCGTGAGGATAGCGATG CGACTACGGAGGACTGGATAACCAGAGTGCTGAATTACATGCAGTCTAACCCCGAGACTTTAGAAG AGCTGATGACGGAGGACTATGCCGTGACGGAGGGAGACATCATGCTGCTG AGCGACAGGAACGCGGTGGACAGCGTGTGGCCGAGCACGCGGATCCCGTTCACCATCAGCCCGGAGTCAG AAAGTCGCACGCGGGTCATCCTCTCTGCGATGGCCATGGTGTCCGAACACACGTGCGTGTCGTTCCACCGACGAACCTCCGAGACGAACTACCTGACCTTCGTCACGAGCAAAGG TTGTGCTTCGTTCGTGGGCTGTATCGGCGGAGAGCAGGCGGTGTTCGTGGGGCCGCAGTGCACCATGGGAAACATCGTGCACGAGATCCTGCACGCTCTGGGTTTCTATCACGAACACACGAGGAGCGACCGCGACCAGTACGTCACCGTGCTGCATCACAACATCGTGGAAG GGAAGGAGAGAAACTTCCAAAAGGCAAACGGAGAAACGTTCGGCCTGGAGTACAACGCCGCGTCCATCATGCACTACGGAGG ATCCTCCCAAAAAGACTGGAAGATATTAAGCGTCAGCAGCCACTGGAGGGCGCCACAGCACCGGGGAGCCACAACATCTTTGAATAAAAACGAAAGATACACTCCATATCTGTCTTTCTACTGCTTTCAAACTGATCACATGTATGTTTACGTACCTCATTGTCAAAAAGGTTGGCTTCTCAATGCCGACActcctttttaa
- the LOC117442232 gene encoding alpha-2B adrenergic receptor — protein sequence MASSPDAPCLSELSGFPNRNFSLISGTRPCNRSTGRASTSSSSSSPYSPQATAAFAIAITSMMLLTIVGNILVIIAVLTSRSLKGPQNLFLVSLAAADILVATLIIPFSLANELQGYWAFSSVWCEIYLALDVLFCTSSIVHLCAIALDRYLSISRPVTYGAKRTPTRIKAAIIIVWLISAVISFPPLLSLDKSKGGEEVCELNNERWYILYSTIGSFFAPCVIMILVYVRIYQIAKQHTRNSAGQKQKARTGENANESPAKISEQNGDQGGSQREKVQAKISGSDSNQSSFRNPPENMPIQDTAIPQIPQIPQIPQIPQIPSAVPQKESQKHREEEEAAFENSSNSGSEMADEGKDETDKSETLGSSRKKGFKVKMLNLSCRHKETMAAASSSGTKVVPDEKIQGTPTSRRKAMANREKRFTFVLAVVMGGFVICWFPFFFSYSLKAVCPETCSIPYPLFNFFFWIGYCNSCLNPVIYTVFNHDFRKAFKRILCRDTKGTFF from the exons ATGGCCTCGTCTCCAGACGCCCCCTGCCTCTCGGAGCTTTCCGGATTCCCCAACAGGAACTTTAGCCTCATCTCCGGTACCCGTCCGTGTAACCGGAGTACGGGCAGAgcttctacttcttcttcttcttcttcgccctACAGCCCGCAGGCGACCGCTGCCTTCGCCATCGCCATCACCTCCATGATGCTCCTCACCATCGTGGGGAACATCCTCGTCATCATCGCCGTGCTGACGTCTCGTTCGCTCAAAGGTCCGCAGAACCTCTTCCTGGTGTCGCTGGCGGCGGCAGATATTCTGGTGGCGACGCTCATCATCCCGTTCTCGTTAGCCAACGAGCTGCAGGGCTACTGGGCGTTCAGCTCCGTGTG GTGTGAAATCTACCTGGCGCTGGACGTCCTCTTCTGCACGTCCTCCATTGTTCACCTGTGCGCGATAGCACTGGACCGCTACCTGTCGATATCTCGCCCCGTGACGTACGGCGCCAAAAGAACCCCGACGCGAATCAAAGCCGCCATTATTATAGTCTGGCTGATCTCCGCGGTCATCTCTTTCCCGCCTCTTCTCTCTCTGGACAAGAGCAAAGGAGGTGAAGAAGTCTGCGAGCTGAACAACGAGCGATGGTATATTCTCTACTCCACCATCGGGTCATTCTTCGCCCCCTGTGTGATTATGATCCTGGTTTACGTGCGGATTTATCAGATCGCAAAGCAGCATACTCGGAATTCGGCAGGACAGAAGCAAAAGGCGAGAACGGGAGAAAACGCCAATGAGAGTCCGGCGAAGATATCCGAGCAGAACGGGGATCAAGGAGGCAGCCAACGGGAAAAAGTCCAAGCTAAAATCTCTGGCTCTGATTCGAACCAGTCGTCTTTTCGAAACCCTCCAGAGAATATGCCGATCCAAGACACTGCAATCCCCCAAATCCCCCAAATCCCCCAAATCCCACAAATCCCCCAAATCCCTTCAGCTGTTCCCCAGAAGGAGTCCCAGAAACAtcgagaggaagaagaagcagcGTTCGAGAACTCGTCCAACTCTGGTTCTGAAATGGCCGATGAAGGCAAAGACGAAACGGACAAATCGGAAACTTTAGGGTCGTCCCGAAAGAAAGGGTTCAAAGTCAAGATGCTAAACCTGTCCTGTAGGCACAAAGAAACAATGGCCGCCGCCTCTTCTTCTGGCACCAAAGTTGTACCCGACGAAAAAATCCAAGGGACGCCGACTTCTCGCCGCAAAGCCATGGCGAACCGGGAAAAACGCTTCACTTTCGTGTTGGCGGTGGTGATGGGAGGCTTTGTTATCTGCTGGTtccccttcttcttctcttaCTCTTTGAAGGCGGTGTGCCCGGAGACCTGCAGCATCCCGTACCCTTTGTTTAATTTCTTCTTCTGGATCGGATACTGCAACTCCTGCCTCAACCCGGTCATTTACACCGTCTTCAACCACGACTTCAGGAAGGCCTTCAAGAGGATACTGTGCAGGGACACCAAGGGCACGTTCTTCTAG